DNA sequence from the Pseudochaenichthys georgianus chromosome 8, fPseGeo1.2, whole genome shotgun sequence genome:
CCATTTTGTATAAGACGAATGCTAATCATGGGCGCTCCTACAGACACTTTATTAATGGCTAGAATAAAACTGAGGTATTAAGTGGAAAGTCAAACTTGACCAAGATACATGAGCTCGGGCTGTTGTTTACTTTTCACATGCTTATGACCCTACATGGAAACAGAAAATATCTCTTTAATTCAGTATTGTACATGCGTCAACAGTAAAACGTTATATCGTAATATTAGTCGGATTAAAACGCTCTTAAGTTTGGCCAGTTAGTGCAGAAAACAGTGTTTTCTTTGAAAATGATAAACAAGTGACCCTCTCAGTTGTTAATAACCAGGCAAACAGCCGGTTTTAGGAGATACTGTTAAAACGAGGAAAATATGAACTTATGTGATTAACTTCAAGTTAAGACATCTTTCCTCCTGTTTGTCAATAGTCCCGAGGACGGTTCACTATAATGGGGCCGTTTGTGCAAGCATTTCCCTCTTAGTTGACCAGCAAAACAATATTATTATTGACTGTTTGTGTCAAATCGAAGTGCATGGTGTCCTGCAAGCCAGCACACAGTCGCCATCTAGCTATGATGTTTGGTAATGCTGTTTACAAGTCCATGTACAAACAGCATTCGTAGTTTGGAGCACTTTGTAGGTAAAACCAACCGGGGGCTGATCCCCGTGATGATCACACCCATTCAGCAAAATAGACGGAAAATAATGGCATAATTTATGTCATAGTTTTAGACTGAACCTTTCTATTAATCCTGTCACATCTTGAACATCTTAGTGTTTTAGCGTCAGTTGAGAGTatatttaatgtgactgttattATGTTTTTGCAGGTTGGTGATATCAGAGGAGTGGGAATGACCGACACCCCACCCAGTGATGGCCCCTCCCAAGGAGCTGAGTTTGATATGATGGGTGCCCTGGACTGGAAGGATGGTATTGCAACGCTGCCAGGAAGTGACATCAGGGTATGAGAGAGATTCATGATCCTGTCCAGGATAATGTGTTTAATGTTTGTGCTTTTAGTGTCTGATCAGACACCGATTTGTAAGAGCAGAGTTCTGTGTTATAGCTGAGGTGGGCCACCTTGCTTGAAATTAAAACCATCTCTGTTTACTCTctaaaaaaacaataatgaaAGAAAACATTAACCTTGATAACTGCTATATTACACGGGGCATGTCATATATTTTAGGAGTGTGACTCATATTTTGGCTGTCCTCTAGTAACTTGATTCAGAAAGAGACAAGATAATTTAGGAGTGACCTATCTGTGATGAGCATACCTGTTACACCTTACTTGTGTCTTTCAGTTCCGCATGACAGAGTTTGGGACTCTTGAGATTGTCACAGACctggaggtcaaaggtcagaagCCAGAGCCTAACCGCAAGGCCTTGGACCCAGCACAGTCTCACACGCCCACTCCTCCACCGGAGGGCCAATCACAGACTGGCACAGCTGCAGCTAAAGCCAATCAGAGTCAGCCAGGATCGTCTCAAAGTAAAGGTATGATAGCACATGTTTAACCCCTAAAAGTATGTTTTAGTAAAGATGTGCAGTTTTTTCTTTAAATTCTGGACCTGTCAGCTTTAGCCCTTCTTTGTGCTTTGTCTTCTAGCCCCCGGTCCTGTGCTTCTGTCTCTAGAGGAAGGCCCCACTATGGAGGGCCCCAGTGTGGAGGTTGGTCCCAGTGTGGAGGTTGGCCCTAACGCAGACACAGGCCCAAATGGGGAGCTGTCAAGGTGCCGGGCCTGTGGTGGCCGTGTTCCCCGGGACGCCCTCCTTCAGGGCAAATTCTGTAGCTCTATTTGTGCCCAGCCCTCCAGTGGCAGGTAAAATCCCACACCTGatgtcatttcatgttttttgttatttttcagATTTTTCTTAACACCAGCAAAATGTTTGGTTTCTACAGATCGTCTCCAGCAGAAGCAAGGGAGAGTCAAGCAGTTGAGGGTGAGAGGCTGGGTAAACGTGTGCGCAAAAAGAGGAAAATCTATATGGATTCTGGTGATGAAGAAGAAGACAACCAAGAAGAACCAGAGGTAAGGAGCATATGTTTagtgtttttgtattgttttttaaCCAGTGTTGCTAACCTTAGAGCTACAAGCCCCTCAAGTGTTCAGTGTTTTGCTGTAACCCCTGAGGTATTGCAATATGTTTCAATTTTAATAATTTATCTCTTCAATTTTAACTTGAGAAAACACTGAAGATGGGTGAGAAAATTGTGGACAGTTATGATTTTTGacattttcttacatttttgtAGGAAAAGGCCAAGACGACCAAGGGAAGAAGAGGTGCCAAAATTGCTAAACTGGGTATATACAGCTCAAGATAACATTTAATGTATTTCCTTTATTTTTACAAGTCCTAAAGATGCTGTAAATCTGTAAGTGTGACGCAAGGAGGGTATATATAGCAGTtagtatttatttagtattagtTAGGTTCTATCAATATTATGGGCATGTTTTCACATGACTCTAAATATGTGTATGTTTCTCATGATTGTGATTGAGGTCCTCATGCACAGTCTACTGTACATAAAACTTCAGTGTTTTTGCCCCACCGTTAGTGACTGCCCCAGCCAATAAGAAGCGGGCATGGAGCTGGCCGGCTTACTTGGAAGAGGAGAGAGCCATCGCTGCTCCTGTTAAACTATTCAAAGAGGTATTTTCGCCCATAAACACTGGccaatttttatatatttttacaaGCCAGAtggttttgtttattttgtccATGACAAGCCAAATCATGACTGATCTATGATTGAACATTTGTCTTGCAGCACCAGACGTTTCCTCAGAGCAGGAACAGTTTTAAGGTGGGGATGAAGCTGgaggggctggacccgtcccaCCCCTCTCTGTTCTGTGTACTATCTGTTGCAGAGGTACGTGTGCTAATAGAACACATCTATCTTTATCCctgtttataataaataatcTGACAGTCCATATGCCTTTCAGATCCAAGGCTACAGAGTAAGGCTCCACTTTGATGGTTACCCAGAATGCTACGACTTCTGGGCCAATGCTGACTCGTGGGATATGAAACCAGCTGGCTGGTGTGAGAAGAATGGGCATAAGTTATTGTTGCCGAAAGGtattcacaaacacacacagaccgaCACACCTATCCATGATTTTATAACAGTGTTTATTTAGTCTAaggcaggggtctgcaacctttttgaccaaaagagccattttgctcctttttccaaaacatttttttgtctggagccgcaaaacatatttcatagttttttattgttatatcagacaaaaactacaggttttttgcatttattaggctatttattacatgatataaaactgttaacctctaataagaaacaaagaactcttataaggagaattcaaaaataatacacaggcctactttaaaataaattaaacacagcacttggggagtcctctgcacatttgaagggaaaaaaaatattattaaaatgggcccactttgaaataaataaaacatatagctgcaccctaaaaagagttaaaggtagggtaggtaagaatggagaaaccagctcgagtgcgctagaatttgaaaatacacaaccggaaaaaatatgcctcttccttcagactttcttacagagtccctcctccaacacacacgaacgcgcacatgaccaatgagggcacgagataagtttgtgcacagatggaaggctgacaggcaggtaggacatccagttattttagccgggccggctcagatgattggtcgtgctttttacagtgctacggcttccagagatacatttttgtatgtatttattgtcaaagcatttaatatattcattagccgcgttcacactgcggtacttttcccacaaaggttcatgcgaacttagttcatgcgaactctttagttcgcatgaactaagtacagatcgcgttcacaccagaaaaagtccctgggggtggataaggcaaatgaagccactgacgtcacttcttcttcttcttctgctttgggtttactggcaggccgcaacccacttcacggcgtatactgccgcccaaagtccccggccggaagtccccggagttggggactggcttcagtagaagctgctgggagtcccagcagcttctactgaagccttccgagtaaatcgccagaacgccgacacctcctcatctccaccgctcccatgttttattttgtgttgccataagttagtctctctgcgtttctgcgctgggctaatgctaataatgctaatgtgaggataataaaatggcggattcacaaaactttttgggagttttacggggcgtggtttgcaatccgcccagccaatcaggaatatagctcttttctcaaaaaagagccgcttgaaagtccctgctagagagcagggactttcgagggggtaaaaaggttcgcatgaactacttttagtaccggctctttttggtgtgaacgcgatcatgaactaagttcgcatgaacctttgtgggaaaagtaccgcagtgtgaacgcggctattgctatcgggacgttaaaggtcccatgtcatggccatttccactgatcataattccattgttgaggtctacgagaatagatttatactgtgcatttttccaaactcacattggtttcgcatacagcatctctgtaaagtatgtgtattcactctctccactaaacggctcgctgcagctcttgtcccccccccctccctgtgagcccagtgtgctccgattggtcgggaccagtcgggacgttgtgaatcgcgctaagctccgtggaggtgttgtttccttgtttagcgatacacagcgaaacacagccaaactcaccctgagcacacacaaagtcacagccgaagtaaaaacaataagtgtggcttgatattgagtaaggttgataaacgctgtgagaatgggtctgcagagagaattttgccgcgatcccaactgtctgttatcagcctgcagcgagggaggagaaatcagctgagctgcatgcactgagtgtgtgaggaagtccgtggattggtcaatttggaccaatgagcgggggcttaacgtaacggctgcgcggacgtaacgtaacggctccacggattggtccatttcgttccggggaccacatgacatcatgatgtacccggaagaatcaaatggacaatgacgtatctccaacgaggcgttttggggaggtattttctgttttagagttttactcgctatatggtgtactttgagggttttgactctgcagaccgtttacatgcataaaaaccttcataacacacaaggggacgggtaataaccggaaaagcatgacatgtcacctttaagagcattccatggaatataacaaaaagtgttttctgaaataaattacataccccattgaattatgactgaagatcgtcagctgtcttcctctcccgtgttgttcctcgatacgtaaaggctgcaccaccgttgacaacttctctctagatatcaaacataccggtaaaccagcatcgtttgctgtgaaagcagataactctgtccacacagaattaaatcctgtgttcctccggtacttttctttgatttatccatagttcgctcatcgagccgggggtcaggttattcgcctccaagaaaaggcgctcgcgcgggaccgtagcaggatgtgacgcatatttttgttgacctaattaaaaccgttttgttttttatttatgtgtcacggTATcatctcaaaatacaagatacgaaacattttcaaccatgcaacaaaatataaatagtcgtacaaatacttttattttatttccttcttatttttgtctaagctcaagggagccagagcagaggggccacgggttgccgacccctggtctaagGAAACCAACAAATGTCCTTCCCAGATGTTGTCAATCACTTATTGTGATTATATTAACATGCAGTACTGTTGACCAAAAAAGTCacagcaaaaataaaacatttaccaaAATCTCTTTTTAAATAAGGCGAACAATGTAAGCCACTTTTTTTTAAGCAGCCTTTTTGTTTCCTGTGTTGCAGCAGCCAAATCAGGATTTTAACAAGAAGCACACAATGATTAATGAGTTTTGGTGACAACATCAGGGCTTGAGTGAAAGACATGGGGTGCTATTTTGGCTAGAGTAGTTTGAAACGCTCAATAACAATTCAACACTTTAACTGAATGGGCTTTATTTGAGATAATACTAAAATGCCCAGATTGTAAGTCAATTTAGCCTTAATCAAAGAAACAACAGGCTGAAGTTAACTTAATATGATAAACTGTCAAGGAATTTTACACAGGACAAAGATTAGATAAAAAAAATTGCTGAGAAAAATGTACAGTATTTTACAAACAACATAACTGAGTGATATTCGTCCTGTAGGCTGTAAGGACGGAGACTTTAATTGGAGCATGTATGTGAAGAACTGCAGGGGTCAGCTGGCCCCAAAACACCTTTTCAAAAGCCTCAACACAGTGAGTTAAAAGCACTGTAAATCCTAAAGTCATCAAATGTTTCTTTAAATCAGCTTTTATAAGAgtgctttattttttatttcagtcTGTGACTCCATCTGGATTCAGAGCAGGGATGAAGCTGGAGGCGATCGACAGGAAGAACCCCTCGTTGATCTGTGTAGCAACCATTGCTGCTGTTGTGGACAACCGACTGCTCATTCATTTTGATAACTGGGACGACACATATGATTATTGGTAAGAGCCTGGTTTAAGACTGGAGGAATGGCTATCATCCAGAGGTATCCCCCTGTCCTTTTGCAGGACTGCTGTATATTTCAATTCAAGTGAACTCTACTGTAGTTTATTGTCTGTACAAGCATAGTGCCTGGGTTTTTAAGGTGTGGAAAAGTGTTAACATATAGGAAATTAAGTCTTGACAAGTTTAAATTGGACAAAAGGTCCTGGAAAGTTGTGCAAACATTAACGTCTACAAAGTTTTACAGCTAGAACACATTTAGAAAAGTCTAACATTGGGCCTTTACTGTGTTCCTGGTTACCTAGTGGTTGTTTTTTGTGAAGGTGTGACGCTAGCAGTCCATATATCCATCCTGTGGGTTACTGTGAAGAGGCTGAGCTAACTCTGACTACCCCAGCTGGTAAGACACAGACCAAGACACACGTGGGTCAGTATAAATTCCTTTAATATACTATAGGGAATGCAGAATCTAACACTCAGTAATAAATACTAATACCAATTTTACATTATGCTGAAATTATTGTTTGCATGTAAAATCAATGCTTGTAAAATATTGTTGCTACTGTTTGAAATAACAAGTAGaaataatgtaaatgtattGAAGCTAATAATAATTAAGTCAGTTCCTGTGGATGTCTAGATTGTTGTTTTTGatccaaaggtcaaaggtcacaagaCAGACTCTAATGCCTTTTAACTCTCACTGCAGAATATAAGCAACCTAAAAGTTTCTCATGGGAGAAATACCTGGAAGAGACGGGCACACAGGCTGCTCCTGCTCGGGCTTTCAAACCGGTACAGTTCTCACACGCAAATATaagaataaacacaaataatCATAATATGGACGATAGTGGTCTTAATATGGTCATGTGATTGTGGTTCTGCTTGTGTTTGCAGCGACCTCCACATGGCTTCCAGATTGGGATGAAAGTGGAAGCTGTGGATAGGAGGAACCCCATGCTCATCCGTGTTACTACCGTAGTGGACACAGAGGACCACCGACTAAAGGTACAAACTTTCCACTCAGCGACATCATTTTAAGATGAAACAGAAGCAAAATAAATCCATCAAGAATGTCGTCTTGAACTTATAGTAAATAAACATCATACTTTGAGGAAGAAGACGGCATAAACGTCTGCCAATTCTTGCGACATTGAACCACAGAAAGTAAAACAGACCTTGACATTCCAGGAGATAGCACAAAGACACAGTTGTTTCACAATAAATCCCTTTTGTTTTTCAAACCCAGTCTAGTATTGtggatttaaaggggacctatcatgcaaaatgcactttgtgatgtcttttatacataaatatgtgtccctccctggtgcgtcggggaactcacgcagcgtcagaaaataaaaccctctctcttttcctccgtacacaaatcttttaaaaacgagtgtacaacgagcggatacagatttccatccgctgtgacgtcggcggacccacagaaagttgctatcagaaacaatgcctgacgtgttttggacgtaatctcatctttgtttacattagcaagcctcgctaacactcagagctaacctgtactgaagagcacatgtgttttaaaaagcaggaaataaaaaaagaactcaccttgtgacctgcaagagaaaaggcatttgagctccatactaaacaggatggcgttttatcacaaccgaatttaactttatctccggtagaattctgatcaggaattagctccgcctcctcttcttttttttttttttcaagctaaggacccaagatccgcgtttctctaacagggctgcaaaagaggggtttgagcagtatgagggatggctacaatgggtgaactgtttggtattcacatgttttatatataggtatggccctacaatatatgtttcaaatatagcatgataggtccactttaagtaacaAGAACAGGAATTAAATATTGCCGTAGATCAAATGCCATTTATCTATTTAGCCCAGGTCCAATGTTCAACAGGAATTTAGATGAAAAGCCAATGATAGGTTTTTAAATGGTAGTCAAAAAGTGTTTGagttaagtaaaataaataaaaagtaataacaaataaaaaacatgtatAACTTGTTAACTTCTGTGTAATTTTGCTTAATGCACTGTCCTCTCATCTAGATTCATTTTGATGGCTGGAGTTCAGAGTATGACTATTGGGTGGAGACGGACTGCCCTGATCTGCACCCTTTAGGATGGTGCCAGAAAACAGGACACCCACTGCAATACCCGAACGGTGAGACTCCCTCACTCACGCACACTCACAGTTTTCCTCTGCCTTCATTTAATATCTGTATGAAGTCTTTAAGGAAAATCTTGCATAGATTTATGAACATcccctgtgtctgtgtgtatatatttcAGGCTCCACTGAGTTAGTGACCGCCCCGGGACAAGGATGTCCTACCCCAGGATGCAACGGGGTTGGCCACATTAGAGGACCTCGCTATGGAACACACTACACGTTAGTAGCACATACTCTGTATtgtgatttatttttatttagttGCTGTTGTCTTTGTTTCTCATTGTTTTCAATCTTCATGTCCTATCAGATCACTTTATTATATTCTTCTTTATCCCTTTCAGTTTATTTGCACCTACCCTTTGTTGTAATGTCCTTTTATCCTACCTTTTATATATGCTTTgcaaagtgctattttttaatttacgaTGTATTTAtcttattataattactgttgCTCAAGCAGCACATTAATAGTTAAGATTAGTTGTTATCAATGTAAGGAGTCTGTGTATGTCATATTTCAGATATAATGTATACTTGTGTGGGCTGCCTTTagtttaaatgtgttgcttgttTGTGTGCGTTTTGAGTCTTTAAAGTGatatcgatatatatatatttttttcagcCTATCTGAGGCTAACAGTAATTGCAGAGCCAGGAAAGGGTGGTGGTTGTTTTGGACCCGGTTATAGTTTGTGTGTCTCTTGTGTGTGCAGTGAGGTGAGCTGTCCCTACTCGGATGTTAATTTGAACAAAGAGGGCCTGCTGCCAGATCGCCTCAGCGGAGAACGACCCGTCGCCCTCAGTGGACCTCACCCACGTGGGCGACGTCCGGACTTTCCCACAAACACTACGACGCAGAGCTCCACAACGTCAGAACAGCCCGAGGGAGCTGAAGACCCCCAGAACAGGTTAGCGGCTGTCACTCTAAAAACACAGCATGTACATAAAAGGGACCGATAACCcccaaagaaaaaagaaaatagttcCTAGATTAAACTGCTCACAAAAAACGGATGGAGATTATGGATCATCGAGAGTTGACAGGTCATGTTATCTGTAAAGAGacgtttttaaatatattttatttgctGCTTTGAGCACCACAAGCCGAGTGCCATCTAGCTCTGTTTATTTGATTAAAGCAGGCATCTCTACTTTTAAAAACAAATTACCAGGACTGATAAATAGCCCTCCAGGGAGGAGCGTACATTTTTCAAAGTTTTTTAGATTTTTGGATAAACTGTTCCTTTTTTCAAAAACACTCCCAAGATAACTTCTTTTAGTGTTTCAAACGCAACTCTATCCAGTGGTCTGTATCTGACATCGGGTTATCTGTGTTGCTAGGAAACCGGTGACAGTGGAAGCTGAGCGTTTGGGACGCACCGCTCAGCCGGAGCCAGCAGGTGGCACCAGCGAGCCAAGCCACAATGGAACCAGGCCCAAACGGTACCCTCACATCCAGCTCTACTGCTGTAGTGTAATGTCAAAGATGTTCTCTTGTGTCAGAGAGTGACAGTTTTGATGTCTTTTCAGAACTGCTCCCGTTCCCAAATACTTGAAAATGCACTACGTTAAAGAGGAGATCGGCCACGGCAAAGGTATGTGTGAATGCGAAAATGAGACGTGATAAATCATGTAAATCAGCACCTCACTCCCACTgactgctgccccccccccccccccttctctctTTCCGCAGCCTCTCCAGATGCCATCTCTCTCCAGCAGGCCCTCCACGAGTCAGTGTTCTCCCCCGGCCTCTCCGCCTCCCCCCCTCACCGGGTGGCTCTCTGCTGGGACAAACACTGCCAGCTGCTGCCTGAGGTCCTCGGGCTGACTGCCAAGCGAGTGGCCACTTGGAGCGCTGAGGAGGTCGGACATGCTTACACACTCGCACTGCGCCAACACATGAGAAGCAGACATGCTCCTCATTCACTCCCCTACATGAAGGCAGCTAGTTGTTCAGAGAAGCTGTGCATGAATATTCAAACAGAGCCTTTCTGATTCCGAGATGGTGCTCGCTTTCCACCTGTCGGTTCCATAAAGGCATACAAGCCTCTCTGATTTGTAGCAGGGCTGCTCCCAATAGTTTGAAGCTTGGAAGCtgaattcatttttattttgtgcATGTCTATTCATTGTGTTCTGACATTCAGAGCCAGTATCTCTGCATAGTTGCAGATTAAAAAGACACACAAAATGACACAATTATTTGTAATATAATGTTTGTAGGATTAAATTCCAGCTGATGGTTCGTAGGATTGTTTCAGACTCATGTGATACAAACATTTCCATTAAATAACTCACcgcaagaaaaagaaaacagttTGCTGACCTGCTTGCCCCCCAAAAAAGCCCCTACCTACCTGTCTGAACAAGGATAGACAATACATTTACACTTACAATAGAACACAATAATAATCTGTATTTTCATAAAATATTACGAAAGACATTCTCAGCTTGGTTCGAACGTTCGAACCCATGAACAAAGGCTTTGAATGTTATGAAATGAATcataaaaaaattatatttgctAAATTTCTAGGTTAAGATTTAAAAATGGTTTGTGTTTGACAGCATTTCTGGAGCACTTTGCTGAAAGTTATTTCCTTTTTTCATCAGGTCGCCACATTTGTCAAAGGTTTACCAGGATGTAAAGAACATGCTGCTATATTTAAAACAGAGGTAAGCACTTCAGATTCAACTGATTACATTATTTCATTATCAATAAAGAGTCTTTTTCTATTCTTAttgttttaaattaaaaagCCCTACATGTCCTTAAATTGTTATGTGCTCTTTTGGATTGTTGCTATAGTTTCCAGCTTTTAGTTGAGTAGCTGGATGCTAAAACTTCAAACCCAGACTCAGGTGGCAGCAATAAGCTCTTAATGAATTCAATGTTTATACGTGGCGCCACCTGCCATGCCATGTCTGACATAAAGCAGATGGAAAAAGGGTCTGACATTTTTACACCATATTGAATCATATTTTTTCATACAAGTCAGTGTGCAAAGTTGTTGGTCTGTTTGCCTTGCAGCTCTTCGTAATTGTATAACGTTCTCTCCACCTTCATTACATTTGCTTAATAAGTCATCCCTGAATCTTCAACTCATGTCTTCTGATTGTAATGCTACCCAAAACTTTGTTAGTCAAACTGTAAGCAATCCTTTATTCTCAGAATGAAttgacttaaaggtcccatgtcatggccatttctactgatcataattccattgttgacgtctactagaatagatttacattgtgcaattttctaaaatcacattggtttctcatacagcatctctgtatactatgtgtattcactctctgtcctaaacggcttgttggagctcctgccccccccctccctgtgagcccagtgtgagTTTGA
Encoded proteins:
- the l3mbtl1b gene encoding lethal(3)malignant brain tumor-like protein 4 yields the protein MTDTPPSDGPSQGAEFDMMGALDWKDGIATLPGSDIRFRMTEFGTLEIVTDLEVKGQKPEPNRKALDPAQSHTPTPPPEGQSQTGTAAAKANQSQPGSSQSKAPGPVLLSLEEGPTMEGPSVEVGPSVEVGPNADTGPNGELSRCRACGGRVPRDALLQGKFCSSICAQPSSGRSSPAEARESQAVEGERLGKRVRKKRKIYMDSGDEEEDNQEEPEEKAKTTKGRRGAKIAKLVTAPANKKRAWSWPAYLEEERAIAAPVKLFKEHQTFPQSRNSFKVGMKLEGLDPSHPSLFCVLSVAEIQGYRVRLHFDGYPECYDFWANADSWDMKPAGWCEKNGHKLLLPKGCKDGDFNWSMYVKNCRGQLAPKHLFKSLNTSVTPSGFRAGMKLEAIDRKNPSLICVATIAAVVDNRLLIHFDNWDDTYDYWCDASSPYIHPVGYCEEAELTLTTPAGKTQTKTHVEYKQPKSFSWEKYLEETGTQAAPARAFKPRPPHGFQIGMKVEAVDRRNPMLIRVTTVVDTEDHRLKIHFDGWSSEYDYWVETDCPDLHPLGWCQKTGHPLQYPNGSTELVTAPGQGCPTPGCNGVGHIRGPRYGTHYTEVSCPYSDVNLNKEGLLPDRLSGERPVALSGPHPRGRRPDFPTNTTTQSSTTSEQPEGAEDPQNRKPVTVEAERLGRTAQPEPAGGTSEPSHNGTRPKRTAPVPKYLKMHYVKEEIGHGKASPDAISLQQALHESVFSPGLSASPPHRVALCWDKHCQLLPEVLGLTAKRVATWSAEEVATFVKGLPGCKEHAAIFKTEQIDGESFLLLTQADIVKILSIKLGPALKIYNSILMLKNADEE